In the Wyeomyia smithii strain HCP4-BCI-WySm-NY-G18 chromosome 2, ASM2978416v1, whole genome shotgun sequence genome, one interval contains:
- the LOC129721821 gene encoding inositol monophosphatase 1-like, whose translation MTLNLDECYNHVYGLVEEAGKLIAARNYGKKSMVEKSSDIDLLTETDQQVERLLMDGITSKYPDHKFIGEEETSAGKKAELTNAPTWIIDPVDGTMNFVHSFPHSCISIALLIEKITEIAIIHNPVLNQTFTARRGKGAFYNDKPIRVSGETRIERALATTEFGTSRDEEKTSVVLENIGKLVRVVHGIRSTGSAALNIAMVALGGADFNYEFGIHAWDIAAGDLIVREAGGVCLDPAGGPLDLMSRRFICASTQELADKVIALITQYYPQPTD comes from the exons ATGACTTTGAATCTAGATGAGTGTTACAATCATGTGTATGGTTTGGTGGAAGAAGCTGGCAAG CTAATTGCTGCTAGAAACTATGGAAAGAAAAGCATGGTAGAGAAATCGAGCGATATCGATTTGCTTACAGAAACTGACCAACAGGTAGAACGTCTGCTAATGGATGGAATTACAAGCAAGTATCCAGATCACAA ATTTATTGGGGAGGAAGAAACTAGTGCAGGGAAAAAAGCAGAGCTGACAAATGCACCAACCTGGATAATTGATCCTGTCGATGGAACTATGAATTTTGTCCACAGTTTTCCACACTCATGCATATCGATTGCTTTGCTGATTGAAAAG ATCACAGAAATCGCTATTATTCATAACCCGGTGTTAAATCAAACATTCACTGCACGAAGAGGTAAAGGAGCGTTTTATAACGATAAACCAATCAGGGTTTCTGGTGAAACTAGAATAGAACGTGCGTTGGCAACAACTGAGTTTGGAACAAGTCGGGATGAAGAAAAGACTTCTGTTGTTCTGGAGAACATTGGTAAACTCGTTCGGGTTGTGCATGG AATACGTAGCACGGGATCTGCTGCTTTAAACATAGCAATGGTCGCCCTTGGAGGTGCAGACTTCAACTATGAGTTCGGTATTCATGCATGGGATATTGCCGCTGGAGATCTGATTGTGCGGGAAGCTGGTGGTGTTTGTCTAGATCCAGCTGGCGGGCCGCTGGACTTAATGTCCCGTCGTTTTATTTGCGCCAGCACCCAGGAGTTAGCAGACAAAGTAATTGCTCTTATAACACAATACTACCCTCAACCGACGGACTAA